The proteins below come from a single Xyrauchen texanus isolate HMW12.3.18 chromosome 3, RBS_HiC_50CHRs, whole genome shotgun sequence genomic window:
- the slc1a3a gene encoding solute carrier family 1 member 3a: MTQSNGEMGLQRSRVQQLRDGITARSLRARTTVQSITCNDVKGFFRRNAFVIFTVIAVIIGIILGFGLRPYKMSYRQMKYFSFPGELLMRMLQMLVLPLLVSSLITGMAALDSRASGKMGLRAVVYYTTTTIIAVFIGIVMVLIIHPGKGSKDEFTKREKIEQVSPADAFLDLIRNMFPPNIVQACTQQFKTKYAKRLVTVKVTVNETLFSLNNGSQELQHEEMIPVLGTVNGINALGLVVFSMCFGLIIGSMKEQGQPLRDFFDCLNEAIMRLVAIIMWYAPLGILFLIAGKIVEMDDLSTMGGQLGMYTITVITGLMIHAIIVLPLLYFLVTRKNPFVFIGGLLQALVTALGTSSSSATLPITFKCLEENNHVDKRVTRFVLPVGATINMDGTALYEALAAIFIAQVNNMDLNFGQILTISITATAASIGAAGIPQAGLVTMVIVLTSVGLPTDDITLIVAVDWFLDRLRTTTNVLGDSIGAGIVEHLSRHELRSIDAEIGNSVLEENETKKTYQLISQESECENAKILDSETKM; this comes from the exons ATGACTCAGAGTAACGGGGAGATGGGTCTGCAGCGCAGCCGAGTGCAGCAGCTGAGAGACGGAATCACAGCGCGCTCACTGCGGGCGCGTACCACCGTACAGAGCATCACTTGCAATGACGTCAAAGGGTTTTTCAGACGAAATGCCTTTGTCATATTCACAGTCATTGCTGTCATCATTG GTATAATTCTGGGCTTTGGACTGCGGCCGTATAAAATGTCCTATAGGCAGATGAAGTACTTCTCTTTTCCGGGAGAGCTGCTGATGAGAATGTTGCAGATGTTGGTACTCCCTCTGCTGGTGTCCAGTTTAATCACAG GCATGGCAGCACTGGACAGTCGAGCTTCGGGGAAGATGGGTCTAAGAGCTGTAGTTtactacactaccaccaccatcaTCGCTGTCTTCATCGGGATCGTCATGGTGCTCATCATCCATCCAGGAAAAGGCTCTAAAGATGAATTTACTAAACGGGAGAAAATAGAGCAAGTTAGCCCTGCAGATGCCTTCCTAGATCTCATAAG aaATATGTTTCCTCCCAATATAGTGCAAGCGTGTACGCAACAG TTTAAGACAAAGTATGCAAAGCGCTTGGTCACAGTAAAAGTTACGGTGAACGAGACACTCTTCAGTTTGAATAACGGGTCGCAGGAACTCCAACATGAAGAGATGATTCCAGTGCTCGGAACGGTTAATGGAATCAACGCGCTTGGACTTGTGGTCTTCTCCATGTGCTTTGGTCTCATTATTGGAAGCATGAAGGAGCAGGGTCAGCCTCTGCGGGATTTCTTTGACTGTCTGAACGAGGCCATCATGAGGCTGGTTGCCATTATTATGTG GTACGCGCCATTGGGCATACTGTTCCTGATAGCGGGAAAGATAGTTGAGATGGATGACCTGTCAACAATGGGTGGGCAGTTAGGCATGTACACCATCACAGTCATCACTGGCCTGATGATACATGCTATCATCGTTCTACCCTTGCTCTACTTCCTGGTGACGCGTAAAAATCCGTTTGTGTTCATCGGTGGTCTTCTGCAAGCCCTTGTCACTGCACTAGGTACCTCTTCCAG CTCTGCCACTCTGCCCATCACTTTTAAGTGTCTGGAGGAAAATAACCATGTGGATAAACGTGTAACACGATTTGTGCTGCCAGTGGGTGCCACTATAAACATGGATGGCACAGCTCTGTATGAAGCTCTGGCTGCTATCTTCATTGCACAGGTCAACAACATGGACTTGAACTTTGGACAGATTCTAACCATCAG CATAACAGCAACAGCAGCCAGTATTGGTGCAGCTGGAATCCCTCAGGCTGGCCTAGTTACAATGGTGATAGTGCTGACCTCTGTGGGACTACCGACTGATGACATCACTCTAATTGTTGCCGTTGATTGGTTCCT AGATCGCCTGCGCACAACCACTAATGTTCTGGGTGACTCCATTGGCGCTGGCATTGTGGAGCATTTGTCACGTCACGAGCTGCGCTCCATCGATGCAGAGATCGGAAACTCTGTGTTGGAGGAAAACGAGACCAAGAAAACATATCAGCTCATCTCTCAGGAGAGCGAGTGTGAAAATGCCAAGATCCTTGACAgcgagaccaaaatgtaa